The nucleotide window ATAGGAAGTGTAATTTATTGGTACTGTTATTTATGAGGGAGGGTACAAGTGTTTGCTGGCATGGTAATGTGCTGTGTATATAACATAGATGAAGGCAAAGAGTATTGGTCTATCATGATTAACAAAGAATCAAGCATGTGAATGATAAACAATTAGCCtcacagaaagacacacagacgggacagcacacacacgaaacaccAGCACATACGGCAGCAGTCACACATCCTTGCACATTACCTTGAGCTTGAAGCGGTCCAGCTTGTCCTGACACTTGGACACCACAGCCAGCTGGGCATCCCGGCGGCGGCGTAGGGCATCAAGGTGCTCATAGAGGGCATGGTACTGCTTCACTGGCTCACCGAGGGTCTGCTGCAGTGCCCCAGACACCTCCTCAGTCTTGGGCTTCATCTGAGGGACAGCCAACACACCTTCACCATAGCACTGACTGATTTAAATTAGCATACCTACTGAACTCAACTGTCAATGAACCTGGGTGCTCATTAGCTTAGAATAAATTCAAATAAGTACTGCAGcctcacctccatcaccactgaCAAGTACTCATCTGTTGTTTGCCGCAGTTCAGGGGAGACAGCAGTCAGACCTGAGGATCCCAGGTCCTTGAGTAGTTTCTCCTCAGCTTCTTGGATGGCCCTCATTGCTTCTCTGTAATTGCGCACCTCATTCATCACCTTGCAACATCCTGCCTCTGCCCTGGTGGTGTGGAGAGAGGGCTGTTACTACACAACAAAGAGAacagggaggagatggaagaggacaaggatggGGAGTAGCATTGTATGATGAGACTAATAGAAATTAATGTGAGGTAGAAAGCcagataaaaagaggaggagggatagaaataaaaacatgtaGAAATAAAGAGTTAATGGAAAACTGTTAttagaaggaggatgaaggcaAAAAGGTGGCATACCTGCATAAGATATGACTTCAGGAAGAAGCAGctgagtgaaggaaaggtagagcACAGTAATAAGCACAGCAACTCACTTGGTAATCTCAAGCCACAGGTTAGtcaaggcctcctcctcctggtggggcAGCACGCCTCCTGCTGGCCGGGGTGCCTCCAACACCAACCCAGTCCTACCCAGGCCTAGCATGGAAAACATGGCTCACTCTGAAACAATTATGTTTTTTGGGGGAAACAGCCCTGTATGTAGTGTTGGCTGCTGTGTACATACAATTAAAACCAGAAGGGGTAAATAGACCTAAAGTCTTATCATTAACATAATACAAATGTTAACAAAAAAGGTGAGGTCAATTaatgagcattttttttctcttttttttcttcttttatgtgtgtgcgtgtgtatccAAACGTAGTTTCAGATAATCATTTAGCCTTAatgagttagattaggttaggttaggcaagataTTTTCCAAGTTTCAAAATATAGCATCTCATCcttagacttttttttcacgAATGTCCATATTTGGCATAATTTGGCTTCCCTCACTTTACCGCCAAGTCCCCAAGCTTGCTgggaatagagaaggaaaaaaaaagataggttaAATGATGTTAAACTGCAATTTTAACGCGTTAGGATTGTATAGCTAAGAGCCAAATGAATACACAGgtacatacataatatatacacaTAAATCTGGGTGCTGTATGGTATAAATATTTTAGGTGAGCAGGCATCAATAATAGCAGCCTATAAATAGTGTTGTCAAAACTATGCGTGTACTGGgtgttaagtctctctctctctctctctctgaaaacattTGAAGACAAAACAAATGATGCAAATTACCTGAAATTACCACTTGAATTATAAAAACACTCTCGAAAACACTAAGTACCTCCACAAGCACCCGTTATGAAGCAACTGAGATAAGACACTACTACTCCGAAACGTATGAGTGCGACCTTTGACCTTACCACACCACTCCTTTACCAGCTCACTACACGCTGTAAGGAGGAGAGTTAGGGGCACCTCCCAGCACTGACCTGAATGCTCACCACTGACCCTCTGTGGCCTAACGTGTGCTGGTGAGATCACACGCCTCTGATAACATACAGCCACTCATGTCTCAACTTTTTATCTCTGGATTTTCTTCTGGATTCTCCTGAACGTAAATATTGAGACAAGTGAGTAACGGGATGcgtcattttcttttaattcatatcattattattattattataattattattattattattatcctctcGCTTTTCCCATATCTATATGGGGTCGCGGTTTCCTATCAGCTTTTTCCACTCTCGTGTCTTCCTCTCAAGTCGTCCCGTATAGTCACCCCATCTCCTCTCTCAAGTCGTCCCGTATAGTCACCCATCGTCTTCGTggtctccctcttccttatatatatatatatatatatatatatatatatatatatatatatatatatatatatatatatatatatatatatcacccaGGGTGTAGAATTCAATACAGTTTTAAGTTATTCATaaatattatatttctttaaaaTTGACATGAATTCAGATATatgatagaaaatagaaaacagcCTTTACAGTGGCATGAGTCCAATTACATGCAGTAATACTTTCTTCAGCTCTGCCCTGAAACTAGGTTTCCCTCACACCCAAATTAGAAGTCTAACatataattattcttttttaaatgCCACTCACAGCCATATTATGATCCCCTCGGGGTAACTGTTTCAGGTAGGAGTTGGGTGGAAACAGAGTGGGCACAGGTTAAAAGTACATTCCTTTATAAAAGACACCTAAAATAAAGCTATGGACCAACAGGTTCATCACGGTCCCACTGTCTTGGTCCCCTCTGGAAACACTGGGATATCAAGCTGACAGTAGCCATGTGGGAATCAGTCAGCCATGAGAGGTTACCACTGGTGACTGAACCTGGTATAACACAAAAGGTAAACAGTCCTATACATTTCTAATCAAGCTGTAAAAGATTACGAAGACCAAAGAACAACAGACAGAAGCAGAACATGACTTAATGGTGTGATTGTGGCTCATGGCAGTTTCTTGGTGGGAGAGGTAATATTCTGTTATTACTCTGGAGCAGGGTTCTTCAAAGCACAGGTTGGGATTTTGTACTGGGCTGCAAGGTCTTGTTCACTGGGTTGCCATGATAtataaaacagtaaataaaatggaataatgtatgtgtgtgtgtgtgtgtgtgtgtgtgtgtgtgtgtgtgtgtgtgtgtgtgtgtgtgtgtgtgcaaactgCTTTCCATgtcaaaggaagaaagatacatTAGAACAGACATAGAGGGTCATGAAGGTAGGAGACACTGGTACATGAAAGCAAACAGTcatgatgaagaaaatttgaAGAACACTGCTCAAGAGATGCCATATGAAATTGTTTTGGTCCCATAATTTTCAAGATTCAGGTTCtatttggacacacacacacacacacacacacacacacacacacacacacacaagactctGGACTGGTAGAGTCATGGTCAAGCCTGTTCATGCCCCACCATCTTTACTGTTTTCCTTCAGCCTTAAGCCCCCTGATcagctgacagtctccttattTAACATGACAACTGACAGATTCTGAGGAGATCAAGGGGCTCAAAATTGGAGGAAGCACAAAGCACGGTAAGGACAAATATGGAGGGTTTACTGTGACATCATAAGTATGACAGCTGTGGTCACCATTCCACATTACAGGTACAGTACCTTATTCAGGTTTTTTCTTAATCCCATCTCCACATGGCACTAAGTGTTGGACGGTGAAAGCTAATTTTATAATATCTATATGTATACAATAAAGCTTGTGTGGTAACAGCTCTGGGTGAGATCTTTTGGTGTACTGATAAGAACAAGCATTTCCAATGCTTTCTCTACAAATATTCTCAACACACtgtaaagaataaaagtaaataaaatataaataaataaataaaaaagaatacaatttacaaacaaaaacaagtctGTGTGATGAGCAAGGAACTGTGTGTCTCTCACCtctacacataaaaaaaagaaaaagaaagagattcaTTCACTGACACAGGACTATTTGACACAAGCAGGTGTCCACAAACACTATCTTGCCATTGGATGATGCCTGAATCATCCACTGCCCTCCTCTGAACACGTCTCAACGCTGAGCTTGAGTCACTTCCTCAACATTCCCTTTGTAAGTTTTCTTTACATGGAAGCATTTTTGTGTACACATACAACGAAAATGGACGACAGACAGATATTCTGCAATCTTCAGGAAATTCTTGAGTCCTGTGAAGGGAGAGCAGCTCTGTGGCGGGTGCCAGCTGGTTTCTATAATCAGTGAGAAAGGATCCACCTCATTGGTGCCTTTGATGTGCTTTAAATACTCTGCCACTTTTGCTACTCCCACTGGGGACAAAGCAGTCTCTTCCAGACTGACACTTTGTGCCAGcaggagtggaaggaagaagcGCTTGACACACCTCCTGGACTCTACTTCCAGGACAGCAGAGTCATTGAGGCATTTCATTATGCACTGCACTCGCAAGTCTCCACACATGTCCTTCCTGATGGTGCAATGGTTAAAGGAATATGAGAAGGCTTGAATATTGCAGCAGTACATGTCACTGATCACTTCTACCATTTTCTCAAAAGAGTTGCAACCTTCATCCCAATCCACTTTGCAGGGACACATGCAAGGGAAGCAGGAGCAGTCAATACAAAGCTGCCCCTCAGATGTTATCACAATTTCTTTCCCATCTGGCTTATTCCACTTCATGGCTTCACGTTCCTCCTTGCAAATCCTGGTCCTCTTCTGAGCCAGCTTCCTTATATCCTGTGACTCATGTctccttaattttctctctctgtcatgtttCAAATCCTCCTCAACTTTTGTCTGGGAGTAGAGGAGCTGTCCCACtccagtgagagaaagatgagtatCTAAGATGAGCAATCTATTAATGTTGTACTTTTCAAGCAGACAAATAATGAAGTTTTGATGAGAGTCATCAATAAATTCAACATTTCTCAGAAGCAACCTCTCAATCTTATGAGGCAATGAGAGTCCATTCAAGAAGGGCAGCATCCAGTGGCAGCGAGGCAGCCTGTCTGTCTCATCCATCAACATCTGGTCTGTCTCTGGAGTGTGTTGTCTCTCTATGGAACACTTTGGTTCACATCTGATATTGAGACTCTTCAAATTGCTATATTTTGAAAGATTCAGTTTGAACCCATCAAAAACATACAATCCATGGATGCTCAAGGAA belongs to Scylla paramamosain isolate STU-SP2022 chromosome 29, ASM3559412v1, whole genome shotgun sequence and includes:
- the LOC135115416 gene encoding uncharacterized protein LOC135115416; this translates as MFSMLGLGRTGLVLEAPRPAGGVLPHQEEEALTNLWLEITKAEAGCCKVMNEVRNYREAMRAIQEAEEKLLKDLGSSGLTAVSPELRQTTDEYLSVVMEMKPKTEEVSGALQQTLGEPVKQYHALYEHLDALRRRRDAQLAVVSKCQDKLDRFKLKGKRTTDVMVERDGALRTLRELNTQLLSEARKFHQMRHSYLQPCIQAYIQTQVDFYGTANSHFSNQIQVSRSAHQIPDSQYEAMMKDYFSKIKALKIVAT